A region of Ictidomys tridecemlineatus isolate mIctTri1 chromosome 4, mIctTri1.hap1, whole genome shotgun sequence DNA encodes the following proteins:
- the LOC101975338 gene encoding olfactory receptor 9G4: MEIGNRTVLTEFILLGISADSRWQLILFVIFLMLYLLTMAGNMTLVILIKIDARLHTPMYYFIGSLSFLDFWYTSVYTPKILAICVSEDKHISLVGCGAQFFFSCLAAYTECYLLAAMSYDRHAAICNPLLYSGTMSASVCIGLVAGSHIGGFLNAIAHTANTFRLSFCGNNVIDHFLCDVLPLVKMSCTDTRVYVIILSSMVGFTVLSCLLAILISYFNILLAILRIRSASGRRKAFSTCASHLVSVMLFYGSLLFVYSRPSSSYSLERDKVAALFYTIINPFLNPLIYSIRNKDVKEAFRKAILSIGPQA, translated from the coding sequence ATGGAAATAGGAAATCGCACCGTCCTGACTGAATTCATCTTGTTGGGCATCTCAGCAGATTCCCGGTGGCAGCTGATTCTGTTTGTGATATTTCTGATGCTCTACTTGCTAACCATGGCAGGGAATATGACACTGGTCATCTTAATCAAGATTGATGCCCGGCTGCATACACCTATGTACTATTTCATTGGCAGTCTGTCTTTTTTGGATTTCTGGTACACCTCTGTATATACCCCTAAAATCTTGGCTATCTGTGTCTCAGAAGACAAGCACATTTCCTTGGTTGGATGTGGGGCTCAGTTTTTCTTCTCCTGCTTGGCAGCCTACACAGAGTGCTATCTCCTAGCAGCCATGTCATATGACCGTCATGCAGCAATTTGTAACCCACTGCTTTATTCAGGCACCATGTCTGCTTCTGTTTGCATTGGGCTTGTTGCTGGATCCCACATAGGAGGCTTTCTGAATGCCATAGCCCACACTGCCAACACCTTCCGCCTGAGTTTCTGTGGTAACAACGTCATTGACCACTTTTTATGTGATGTTCTACCATTGGTAAAAATGTCCTGCACAGACACTCGGGTCTATGTCATAATCCTTTCCAGTATGGTTGGCTTCACTGTCCTCTCCTGCCTTCTGGCCATCCTCATCTCTTACTTCAACATCCTCCTGGCCATCCTGAGGATCCGTTCAGCCTCAGGAAGGCGCAAGGCATTCTCCACCTGTGCTTCCCACCTGGTCTCTGTCATGCTCTTCTATGGATCCTTGCTCTTTGTATACTCAAGGCCCAGTTCCAGCTACTCCCTGGAGAGAGACAAAGTGGCTGCCCTCTTCTACACCATCATCAACCCATTTCTCAACCCTCTCATCTATAGCATCAGAAACAAAGATGTCAAAGAGGCCTTTAGGAAAGCAATACTGTCTATAGGACCACAAGCTTGA